TGCGGATCAGCGGCGTCCGCGGCGAGCCGCCGCCGGACACGCTCAAGGTCGCGCTGAACCTCGTCGGCGGCTTCCGCAACTCCGTGACGTTCGTGCTGACCGGGCTGGACCTGCCCGCCAAGGCGGCCCTGGCCGAACGCCAGCTCCGCGCGGCGTTCCCCGACCTCGAGGCGTCGCTGTCGCGCGCCGACGTGGGCGACCCCGACACGAACGAGGCTGCGACCGCGACGCTGCGCGTCACCGTCAAGGACGCGGCGCCGGACCGCATCGGCCGGGCGTTCTCGTCGGCCGCGGTGGAGCTGGGGCTCGCGTCGTACCCGGGCTTCACGATGACCGCGCCGCCGGGCGACGCGACGCCGTACGGCGTCTACTGGCCGGCGCTCGTGCCGCGCGACCTGGTGACGCCGGTCGTCGTGCACGCCGACGGCACCCGCGTCGAGGTGCCGCACCCGCCGATCGGTATGGCCGAACCGGTGGCGCGCGGGTTCACGACGTACCCGCCCGACGGGCCGACGGAGCGCGTGCCGCTCGGCCGCGTCGCCGGCGCCCGATCCGGCGACAAGGGCGGCACCGCGAACCTCGGCGTCTGGGTCCGCACGCCCACGGCGTTCGGCTGGCTGCACGACTTCCTCACCGTCGAACGCCTCCGCGAGCTGCTGCCGGAGACCGCGGCGTTGCCGGTCGAGCGGCACGTGTTCGCGAACCTCAACGCCCTGAACTTCGTGATCCCCGGCCTGCTCGGCGAGGGCGTGTCGTCGTCGACGCGCGCCGACCCGCAGGCGAAGGGGCTCGGGGAGTGGCTGCGTTCGCGGCTGGTCGACGTGCCGGTGGCGCTGCTGCGTTAGCGCGCCGCGCGGCGGGACGCGACGGCCGCCGCGGCCGCACCGGCGGCGAGGAGCGCGAGGGCGGGGGAGGCGCCGGTGTTCGGCATGTCGGGTGCGCCGCCGCCGCCGGACCCGCCACCCGACCCGCCGCCGTTGCCGCCCGAGCCACCGGACCCGCCGCTGCCGCCGGAGCCGCCCTGGGCGGTCGGCGTCGCGGGCGGCGCCGTGGTGGGCACGTTGACCGGAGGCGGCGGGGTGGTCGCCGTCGCCGACGGTTGGTCGACCGGCGGCGTCGACACCAGCGGGGACGACACCAGCGGCGACGACGTCGGCTGCGCCGAGGTCGTGCCGTCGTCGTCGCCACCCCGGCTCAACGCCGTCACGACGCCGATCCCGAGCACGCCGAAGATGAGCACGGCGATCGCGACGACGAGCCGGCGCGTGGGCACGGCGGGGTCCCTCCGTTCGGCGGTTGTCGGGACGATTCCACCACCAACGCGGCACAAGATCGCGGAGGCGGCGCCCGGCGTGTTACGGCACCGGGCAGACCGCGGCCGGACCGGCCGCCGCGAACGCCAGCGGCGGCGGCGCCGGCGGCGCCGGCGGCTCGGTCACGGCCGGGGCGCCCGCGCCGCCGCCGTCCACGCGCAGCACGTCGAGGCCACGGTGGTAGTCGGAGACGTAGACGAGGTCCGGCCGCCCCGGCACGAACACCGCCTGCCCCGCCACGCCGTCGTCCGGCCGGAACCACCCGACCTGCCGGACGTTCGCCGGGTCGCGCACGTCGAGGAACCGCACGCCCGCCTGGAAGAACGCGTCCGCGACGACGCCGTGCGCGTTGACGTCGAACCAGTGCGACGAGCAGGACCGCACGCCCTCGATGCGTGGCGACCACAACGACACGGGCACCAGCCGCTGCGCGTCGCGGTCGATCCGCCAGGTCTGGAACCGCCCGCCCTGCGGCTCCGCCGACCACGGGTCGGCGGCGCCGCAGCCGTTGAACGCCTCCTCGGTGACGAGCACGGTGTGCCGGTCGAGGCGGCGGACGTTGTGGTGGATCACCTGGTTGGTGCGCGCGTTGTCCTCCGGCGTCGTCGCGGCGAGCAGCCGCGGCCGCAACGGGTCGCGCGGCGGCGCGTACATCGCGGTGCCGCCGGTGCCGGAGAGCCAGACGTCGCCGTAGTCGTCCACGTGCGCGTCGTGGACCAGGCCGGGCACGTACGCGCCGTACGGGTCGCCGGCGGGCGAGCGCACGGTGCCGGCGACGCGCGGGTGGTCGAGGTCGCGCAGGTCGACCACGAGGACGCCGCCGTCGCGGGCGCCGGTGACGTAGGCGAACGCGCAGTCGAGGACGCAGGTCGCGGTGTGGCCGGCGCCGGGCAGCGGCGTCCCGTCGGCGGCGGTGCCGACCTCGGCGGGCAGCGTCAGCGCCGACCGCAACGCCGGGTGCTCCGGGTCGGCGACGTCGTAGACGAACAGCACGCCCGGCAGGTACGGCGTCGGCTTCACCTCGGCGAGCGGCGCCGTGCTCTTCCTGCGGTCCATCGCGACGAGCAGGACGTGGCGCGCCTCGGAGACGTCGACGTCCTCGTTCTGCCACAGCGGCAACGGCAGGTGCGCGACGAGCCGCGGCGTCTCCGGCAGCGCCGTGTCGAACACCCACAGCCCGCCGTCGGAGGCGGCGTCGCCGTCCGGGCCGCCGTAGCCGGTCGACCGCGCGGTCGTGTGGAAGTAGTAGCGGCCGGAGAACCGCCCGCCCACGCCGACGCCGGTCGGGACGTTCGCGACCAGGCGGACGTTCGGCGAGGTGCTGTAGACCGTCAGCGGCGTGGGCGGGTACGCGTGCGCCGCCGGCGCGAGCAGCGCGGCGACGGCGAGCAGGGCGAGCGGGAGGCGGCGCATGGCCGTCGGGATTCGCGGCGACCGGCCGCCGCGCCTGCTGGCAGGATGTGCCGCATGGCGCAGTTCATCTACACGATGCAGAAGGTGCGCAAGGCGCACGGCGACAAGGTCATCCTCGACGACGTCACGCTGGCGTTCCTGCCCGGCGCGAAGATCGGCGTCGTCGGCCCGAACGGCGCCGGCAAGTCGACCGTTCTCCGGATCATGGCCGGGCTGGACCACCCGTCGAACGGCGACGCGAAGCTCTCCGACGGCTACACCGTCGGCCTGCTCTCCCAGGACCCCGCGCTGGACGAGACCAAGGACGTCCGCGGCAACGTCGAGGACGCCGTCGCCGAGAAGCGTTCGTGGGCCAGGCGGTTCGACGAGATCAGCGAGCAGCTCGGCGAGGCCGACCCCGACACCATGGAGAAGCTCCTCGCCGAGATGGGCGAGCTCCAGGAGAAGCTCGACCACTACGAGGTGTGGGAGCTCGACGCGCAGCTCGACCTCGCGATGGACGCGCTGCGGCTGCCGGCCGGCGACGCCGACGTCTCCGTCCTCTCCGGCGGCGAGCGCCGCCGCGTCGCCCTCTGCAAGCTGCTGCTCGAGCAGCCCGACCTGCTGCTGCTGGACGAGCCCACCAACCACCTCGACGCCGAGTCGGTCCTCTGGCTCGAGCAGCACCTCGAGAAGTACCCGGGCACCGTCCTCGCCGTCACCCACGACCGGTACTTCATGGACAACGTCGCCCAGTGGATCCTCGAGATCGACCGCGGCCGCTGCTACCCCTACGAGGGCAACTACACGACGTACCTCGAGACCAAGTCCTCGCGCATCAAGCTCGAGGGCCAGAAGGACGCCAAGCGCAAGAAGGAGCTCGAACGCGAGCTCGAGTGGGTGCGTTCCAACCCGAAGGCCCGGCAGGCCAAGAGCAAGGCCCGCCTCTCCCGCTACGAGGAGCTCGCCGCCGAGGCCGAGAAGGCGAAGCCGTACGACCCCGAGTCCATCAACATCCCGCCCGGCCCCCGCCTCGGCTCCACCGTCATCGAGGCCAAGGGGCTGGTGAAGGGCTTCGACGACCGCGTCCTCATCGACGACCTGTCGTTCTCGCTGCCGCCCGGCGGCATCATCGGCATCATCGGCCCCAACGGCGTCGGCAAGACCACGCTGTTCAAGACCGTCATCGGCGAGGAGCAGCCCGACGCCGGCGAGGTCCGCATCGGCCCCACCGTGCAGATCTCCTACGTCGACCAGTCCCGCTCCGGCCTCGACCCCGCCAAGAGCGTGTGGGAGGTCGTCTCCGACGGCCTCGACCACATCAAGGTCGGCGCCCGCGAGATGCCCTCTCGCGCCTACGTCGGCGCGTTCGGGTTCAAGGGCCCCGACCAGCAGAAGCCGGTCGGCGTCCTCTCCGGCGGCGAGAAGAACCGCCTCAACCTGGCGTTGACGCTCAAGGCCGGCGGCAACGTCCTGCTCCTCGACGAGCCCACCAACGACCTCGACGTCGAGACGCTCCGCTCGCTGGAGGACGCGCTGCTGGAGTTCCCCGGCTGCGCCGTCGTCATCTCGCACGACCGGTGGTTCCTCGACCGCGTCGCCACCCACATGCTCGCGTGGGAGGGGACGGAGGAGGAGCCGGCGCGGTGGTTCTGGTTCGAGGGGAACTTTGCCGACTACGAGCGGAACAAGGTCGAGCGCCTCGGCCCCGAGGCCGCCCGCCCGCACCGCGTGACGTACCGCAAGCTCGTCAGGGACTGACGCCGCCCTGCGCGGCGCCGCCCGGTCCGGGGTGCCCCACCGGCTAGTTCCGCTCCGCTCCCTCAGTCGCCGGTGGGGCACCCCGGACCGGCCACCGCCGCGCCTCTCCGGCCGCAGTCGCTGCCTCGCTTCGACCCGTCGGCGGGTGCGCGGTTGGATAGGGGTCTCACGACGACCTCTAGGGAGACGAACATGGTGATGCGCGCGGCTACTGCCGTCTGGGAAGGCGAGCTGTTCACGGGCAAGGGGACGGTCGCCCTCGACTCGTCCTCCGCCGCTGGTCCGCTCGACGTGAACTGGCCGGCCCGCGCCGAGAACCCCAACGGCGTCACCTCGCCGGAGGAGCTCATCGCCGCCGCGCACGCCACGTGCTACGCGATGTCGCTCGCCAACGGCCTCGCCAAGGCCGGCACCCCCGCCGAGCGGCTCGAGGCGACCGCGCAGGTACACATCGAGAAGGGCGACGCCGGGTTCTCCATCACCCGCAGCGAGCTCAAGGTCCGGGGCACCGGCTCGTTCGACGAGGCCGCGTTCCGCGCGGCGGCGGAGACGGCGAAGGCCGGCTGCCCGGTCAGCCGCGCGCTCGCCGACAGCATCGAGATCACGCTGGACGCGGGCCTGGCGTAACGGCGTTGTTCACGCACGAGACGCGGGTCCGCTTCGGCGACACCGACGCGATGGGGCACGTCAACAACGCGGCGTTCTCCAGCTACCTCGAGGACGCCCGGGTGGGCTTCTTCCTC
The DNA window shown above is from Mycobacteriales bacterium and carries:
- the ettA gene encoding energy-dependent translational throttle protein EttA, which codes for MAQFIYTMQKVRKAHGDKVILDDVTLAFLPGAKIGVVGPNGAGKSTVLRIMAGLDHPSNGDAKLSDGYTVGLLSQDPALDETKDVRGNVEDAVAEKRSWARRFDEISEQLGEADPDTMEKLLAEMGELQEKLDHYEVWELDAQLDLAMDALRLPAGDADVSVLSGGERRRVALCKLLLEQPDLLLLDEPTNHLDAESVLWLEQHLEKYPGTVLAVTHDRYFMDNVAQWILEIDRGRCYPYEGNYTTYLETKSSRIKLEGQKDAKRKKELERELEWVRSNPKARQAKSKARLSRYEELAAEAEKAKPYDPESINIPPGPRLGSTVIEAKGLVKGFDDRVLIDDLSFSLPPGGIIGIIGPNGVGKTTLFKTVIGEEQPDAGEVRIGPTVQISYVDQSRSGLDPAKSVWEVVSDGLDHIKVGAREMPSRAYVGAFGFKGPDQQKPVGVLSGGEKNRLNLALTLKAGGNVLLLDEPTNDLDVETLRSLEDALLEFPGCAVVISHDRWFLDRVATHMLAWEGTEEEPARWFWFEGNFADYERNKVERLGPEAARPHRVTYRKLVRD
- a CDS encoding OsmC family peroxiredoxin; this translates as MVMRAATAVWEGELFTGKGTVALDSSSAAGPLDVNWPARAENPNGVTSPEELIAAAHATCYAMSLANGLAKAGTPAERLEATAQVHIEKGDAGFSITRSELKVRGTGSFDEAAFRAAAETAKAGCPVSRALADSIEITLDAGLA